A genomic region of Aeropyrum pernix K1 contains the following coding sequences:
- a CDS encoding queuosine precursor transporter has protein sequence MEGGEKLDRSVWPLVLAAAVFSVALVSANYLSAKLFLVEIPGLITLVGPAGVVAYSVTFIVTDVVSEVYGRRAAGAVVAAGFASQIVALFLTAVAIASPPAPFSLVQQEEYAKVVMAGFNIIVASLVAYIVSQYHDVWAFHFWKKMTGSRWLWLRNNLSTWVSQLIDTVVFLSLAFYIIPLLSPEASRVEPVSLSTLWAMIYSQYIIKLGIAVLDTPVVYLGVYLVKNYIESGLQVQPRMLGIITGR, from the coding sequence ATGGAGGGTGGGGAGAAGCTCGACAGGAGCGTGTGGCCGCTGGTATTAGCTGCTGCTGTGTTCTCTGTAGCCCTCGTTAGCGCGAACTATCTCTCGGCCAAGCTCTTCCTTGTAGAGATACCTGGGCTCATAACCCTTGTAGGCCCTGCGGGGGTTGTAGCGTACTCTGTCACCTTCATTGTCACCGATGTTGTGAGCGAGGTCTACGGCAGGCGGGCTGCAGGGGCTGTGGTGGCGGCTGGGTTCGCCTCGCAGATAGTAGCCCTTTTCCTTACGGCCGTGGCTATAGCCTCTCCCCCAGCACCCTTCAGCCTCGTGCAGCAGGAAGAGTATGCTAAGGTTGTGATGGCTGGTTTCAACATAATAGTGGCCAGCCTCGTCGCCTATATTGTCAGCCAGTACCATGACGTCTGGGCCTTCCACTTCTGGAAGAAGATGACGGGGAGCCGGTGGCTGTGGCTCAGGAACAATCTTAGCACGTGGGTGAGCCAGCTGATAGACACTGTGGTCTTCCTATCACTAGCATTCTACATCATACCCCTCCTCTCGCCCGAAGCCTCCAGAGTTGAGCCCGTCAGCCTGTCTACACTATGGGCCATGATCTACAGCCAGTATATAATAAAGCTCGGTATAGCGGTCCTCGACACGCCCGTTGTATACCTTGGCGTCTACCTGGTGAAGAACTATATCGAGAGCGGGCTCCAGGTTCAGCCGAGGATGCTCGGGATAATTACTGGCAGGTGA
- a CDS encoding DUF1850 domain-containing protein produces the protein MNIARLILALSILLLPSLWAASLGVSKTDYNIVVRCDYGDVSKAWSESVETLEISFLHSVHKEVETDVMSVDNRGFWLREVRLPETGAGTPYNLEDLGGSGSVYFDQGVLVFTDLNVYRGRSIVYNLEVWRSVDLKLDGMPVDIADCSVLAIKTP, from the coding sequence TTGAACATCGCGAGGCTTATCCTCGCGCTATCAATACTACTCCTCCCTTCACTATGGGCAGCCTCTCTCGGCGTCAGCAAAACTGACTACAATATCGTGGTGCGCTGCGACTATGGTGACGTGTCGAAAGCCTGGTCTGAAAGCGTAGAGACTCTTGAGATTTCTTTCCTCCACAGCGTCCATAAGGAGGTTGAGACCGACGTAATGAGTGTGGACAACAGGGGGTTCTGGCTCAGAGAAGTACGGCTTCCAGAGACTGGCGCGGGGACGCCGTATAACCTTGAGGACCTGGGTGGCTCTGGCTCGGTTTATTTCGACCAGGGCGTGCTAGTGTTCACCGACCTTAACGTCTACAGGGGTAGAAGTATAGTATACAACCTCGAGGTCTGGAGGAGCGTTGATTTAAAGCTAGATGGAATGCCTGTAGACATTGCAGACTGTTCCGTCCTGGCTATAAAAACGCCTTAG
- a CDS encoding TIGR04013 family B12-binding domain/radical SAM domain-containing protein has product MGAESRVYVLMRSVYGGKNAFAPVASALAGSGVDVRIEMVEESPDPVVRELVRRGRRVVVMYGVSSPAFLELAGEISRVSRLAPTVVGGPHATGAYWQVLRLGAAAAVVGDGEIAAVEIVRRIAEGSGLEEPPPNTAIMAGGRFKVGPVKLARLDDYSPHYPRLGLFPPIEIMRGCSYRCMFCQVPWEFKSQVRFRSVESVAAAAADYVAAGKSEIRFVAPIGFAYGSEDLRTPNPAAVEELLSRVRAVGGKPYLGSFPSETRPEFVTPEILRVVRRLAYNRRISIGLQSGSDMLLERVGRGHGVEEAVRAAGLAIEYGFTPVVDIIFGMPGESYEDVVETVNAMYRLSSMGARLRLHHFLPLPGTPLARSPPKPLHPLYRKAVLKLLGRGVLEGHWEEQEKLGLEIYCMTALDPAPTREPQPLRGSERLCSGLWEAMTPARLEPYASVLEALLSRA; this is encoded by the coding sequence TTGGGCGCCGAGTCTAGGGTCTATGTTTTAATGCGTAGCGTCTACGGCGGGAAGAACGCGTTCGCCCCAGTAGCCTCCGCCCTGGCGGGTTCCGGCGTGGACGTTAGGATAGAGATGGTGGAGGAGAGTCCCGACCCCGTTGTCAGGGAACTCGTCCGCAGGGGGAGGCGCGTTGTGGTTATGTATGGTGTGAGCAGCCCCGCGTTCCTCGAGCTGGCTGGCGAGATATCCAGGGTGTCAAGACTGGCGCCCACCGTTGTAGGTGGGCCCCACGCTACGGGGGCTTACTGGCAGGTCCTCAGGCTCGGAGCGGCTGCTGCAGTTGTCGGTGATGGGGAGATAGCGGCAGTCGAGATAGTGAGGAGGATTGCCGAGGGTTCGGGGCTGGAGGAGCCGCCCCCCAATACGGCGATAATGGCTGGCGGGAGGTTTAAGGTAGGGCCGGTTAAGCTGGCAAGGCTCGACGACTATAGCCCCCACTACCCGCGTCTCGGCCTCTTCCCGCCTATAGAGATCATGAGGGGCTGCAGCTACCGCTGCATGTTCTGCCAGGTTCCCTGGGAGTTCAAGTCTCAGGTCAGGTTTAGGAGCGTGGAGTCCGTTGCGGCGGCAGCGGCTGACTATGTTGCTGCCGGGAAGAGTGAGATAAGGTTTGTGGCGCCGATAGGGTTTGCCTACGGTAGCGAGGACCTTAGGACGCCTAACCCTGCGGCCGTCGAGGAGCTGCTATCGCGTGTGAGAGCCGTGGGGGGCAAGCCATACCTGGGTAGCTTCCCCAGCGAGACTAGGCCAGAGTTCGTCACCCCCGAGATACTGCGGGTGGTCAGGAGGCTTGCCTACAACAGGAGGATCTCCATAGGCCTCCAGTCGGGCAGCGATATGCTGCTAGAAAGGGTCGGTAGGGGGCATGGGGTTGAGGAGGCGGTGAGGGCTGCCGGGCTAGCCATAGAATACGGCTTCACGCCAGTAGTGGACATAATATTCGGTATGCCCGGGGAGAGTTACGAGGACGTTGTAGAGACTGTAAACGCCATGTACAGGCTCTCGAGCATGGGTGCTAGGCTCAGGCTACACCACTTCCTACCCCTCCCAGGTACACCCCTTGCTAGGAGCCCGCCGAAGCCTCTTCACCCCCTCTACAGGAAGGCCGTGCTGAAGCTTCTCGGGAGGGGCGTGCTCGAGGGCCACTGGGAGGAGCAGGAGAAGCTGGGGCTCGAGATCTACTGTATGACGGCCCTCGATCCAGCCCCCACGAGAGAGCCTCAGCCGCTGAGGGGGTCGGAGAGGCTGTGCTCAGGCTTGTGGGAGGCGATGACGCCAGCCAGGCTCGAGCCCTACGCCAGCGTGTTGGAGGCGCTCCTGTCAAGGGCGTAG
- a CDS encoding amidohydrolase family protein, producing the protein MGFIESEVAVVYGRIVEGFRAPYKEDLYFKTVIVPGFSDGHMHTQVVDAGLEPSRVWSNSYEWLETRRLRVDEAAVRSDLDLSSRLAAAAFSRSLLEGVTLVAATGRLSANVRGWLSLTSRPRAIFLPTVMDRAGWPSIREVEVEIERLEGLLRDGLAKIGVFVHSLGTAKPESVRRALQTAARRRSIMGMHLSEGLPEAGRLVDVLGRGPYPARIVAVHCMEVEDLPTGVRCVSCPASNQILYRRTRPTLEGVDGFGSDWPLLIGTIARHLPLINKLYPGRLQEILYKATIGGYRAYLALHDGDFVAYDASLEDVLAGRALPVWVSVAGKPAVVEGRLSGSGYGYGEVLSIIRRLIKEALEKHGDGSLPYIPDVESMYEASLALEGGPRS; encoded by the coding sequence ATGGGGTTTATCGAGTCCGAGGTTGCAGTTGTGTATGGTAGGATTGTAGAGGGGTTTAGAGCCCCCTACAAGGAGGACCTCTACTTCAAGACGGTGATTGTGCCCGGGTTTAGCGACGGCCACATGCACACTCAAGTCGTCGACGCAGGGCTTGAGCCGTCGAGAGTGTGGAGTAATAGTTATGAGTGGCTGGAGACCAGGCGGCTTAGGGTTGACGAGGCTGCCGTTAGAAGCGACCTGGACCTCTCATCCAGGCTTGCAGCTGCGGCCTTCTCCCGCTCCCTCCTCGAGGGTGTAACGCTCGTAGCAGCCACTGGCAGGCTATCGGCCAACGTCAGGGGGTGGCTAAGCCTGACCTCGAGGCCCCGGGCCATATTCCTCCCGACGGTTATGGATAGAGCAGGCTGGCCCAGCATCAGGGAGGTCGAGGTTGAGATAGAAAGGCTTGAGGGGCTGCTTAGGGATGGCCTGGCCAAGATAGGCGTTTTCGTCCACAGCCTGGGCACCGCGAAGCCCGAGAGCGTCAGGAGGGCTCTCCAGACGGCGGCTAGGAGGAGGAGCATTATGGGTATGCATCTGAGCGAGGGGCTCCCCGAGGCTGGGAGGCTAGTGGATGTGCTTGGTAGAGGTCCCTACCCGGCCAGGATAGTTGCCGTCCACTGCATGGAGGTAGAGGACCTGCCTACCGGGGTCAGGTGCGTCTCGTGCCCGGCTTCAAACCAGATACTGTACAGGAGGACGAGGCCTACTCTGGAGGGCGTCGACGGGTTCGGCAGCGACTGGCCTCTCCTCATAGGCACTATAGCCAGGCACCTGCCGCTCATCAACAAGCTCTATCCAGGCAGGCTGCAGGAGATTCTGTACAAGGCGACGATAGGCGGCTACAGGGCCTACCTAGCCCTCCACGACGGCGACTTTGTTGCATACGACGCGAGCCTGGAGGACGTTTTAGCGGGGAGAGCCCTGCCTGTGTGGGTCTCGGTAGCAGGCAAGCCAGCGGTGGTTGAAGGCCGCCTCTCAGGCTCCGGATATGGCTACGGCGAGGTCCTCAGCATTATTAGAAGGCTTATCAAGGAAGCCCTCGAGAAGCACGGCGACGGCTCTCTACCCTACATCCCTGACGTAGAGAGCATGTACGAGGCTAGTCTAGCTCTAGAGGGAGGCCCTCGCTCCTGA
- a CDS encoding 2-oxoacid:ferredoxin oxidoreductase subunit beta, which produces MASYRTEVWSDWCPGCGDFGILAAMQKAFAELNLDPAQTVVVSGIGCSSKTPHFINVNGVHTIHGRGIAFATGIKLANPQLKVIVNGGDGDLLGIGVAHFVALGRRNLDVTVLIHNNKVYGLTKGQASPTLRRGEKVKSLPVPNLQDAVNPIALAIASGYTFVARAYSLWVDHLKEILKAAINHKGSAVIDVLQPCVTYNDIYTAEFYKDRLYKLEDDPSWDPIVRDPSEDEEKKAAAIKKAEEWGTRIPVGVFYVNPLKDTYEERLAQRNPSYSIDNPPALQPISREDGSPIVGPDEFRKIFKRFIVNVKKL; this is translated from the coding sequence GTGGCATCCTATAGGACCGAAGTCTGGTCCGACTGGTGCCCAGGATGCGGTGACTTCGGTATACTGGCGGCTATGCAGAAAGCCTTCGCCGAGCTAAACCTCGACCCAGCGCAGACCGTGGTAGTCTCCGGCATAGGCTGCAGCAGCAAGACGCCGCACTTCATAAACGTCAACGGAGTCCACACGATACACGGCAGGGGCATAGCCTTCGCGACCGGTATAAAGCTCGCCAACCCGCAGCTCAAGGTTATCGTAAACGGTGGTGACGGCGACCTGCTCGGCATAGGGGTGGCGCACTTCGTAGCCTTGGGCAGGAGGAACCTCGACGTTACAGTGTTAATTCACAACAACAAGGTGTATGGCCTGACCAAGGGCCAGGCCAGCCCTACACTGAGGAGGGGTGAGAAGGTCAAGAGCCTGCCAGTCCCCAACTTGCAGGACGCTGTAAACCCGATCGCACTTGCGATAGCCTCTGGCTACACCTTCGTAGCCAGAGCCTACTCGCTCTGGGTCGACCATCTAAAGGAGATACTCAAGGCCGCCATAAACCATAAGGGCTCTGCTGTGATTGATGTACTCCAGCCGTGCGTAACGTACAACGACATATACACGGCAGAGTTCTACAAGGATAGGCTCTACAAGCTCGAAGACGACCCCAGCTGGGACCCCATAGTGAGGGACCCCTCTGAGGACGAGGAGAAGAAGGCTGCTGCGATAAAGAAGGCGGAGGAGTGGGGCACACGGATTCCCGTCGGCGTCTTCTACGTCAACCCGCTGAAGGACACGTACGAGGAGAGGCTAGCCCAGAGAAACCCGTCCTACAGTATTGATAATCCCCCGGCACTCCAGCCTATAAGCAGGGAGGACGGCAGCCCCATTGTCGGTCCTGACGAGTTTAGAAAGATATTCAAGAGGTTCATAGTAAACGTAAAGAAACTGTAG
- a CDS encoding peroxiredoxin, giving the protein MVELGEKAPDFTLPNQDFEPVNLYEVLKRGRPAVLIFFPAAFSPVCTKELCTFRDKMAQLEKANAEVLAISVDSPWCLKKFKDENRLAFNLLSDYNREVIKLYNVYHEDLKGLKMVAKRAVFIVKPDGTVAYKWVTDNPLNEPDYDEVVREANKIAGELVA; this is encoded by the coding sequence TTGGTTGAGCTTGGAGAGAAGGCGCCGGACTTCACCCTTCCCAACCAGGATTTCGAGCCTGTGAACCTCTACGAGGTGCTTAAGAGGGGTAGGCCAGCCGTCCTCATATTCTTCCCCGCGGCGTTCAGCCCGGTCTGCACTAAGGAGCTGTGCACCTTCAGGGACAAGATGGCGCAGCTAGAGAAGGCTAACGCTGAGGTCCTCGCCATAAGCGTGGACAGCCCCTGGTGTCTCAAGAAGTTTAAGGATGAGAACAGGCTGGCCTTCAACCTGCTCTCAGACTATAACAGGGAGGTGATAAAGCTTTACAACGTATACCACGAGGACCTAAAGGGTCTTAAGATGGTGGCTAAGAGGGCCGTCTTCATTGTTAAGCCCGACGGGACTGTAGCTTACAAGTGGGTTACTGACAACCCCCTCAACGAGCCTGACTACGACGAGGTGGTGAGGGAGGCTAACAAAATAGCGGGGGAGCTGGTGGCCTGA
- the gcvPA gene encoding aminomethyl-transferring glycine dehydrogenase subunit GcvPA → MLVYPQLEHPWIPNSHKAILDEMLEAIGVSSVDDLYRDIPPTILLSPEEWDSLPIGEGRPLSEAEVLARINDILSRNKYFTDPPPFVGGGVWPRYVPSVVKALITRGEFLTAYTPYQAEISQGLMQALFEYQSLVAELLEMEVVNASLYDWSSAVGEAMLMARRVTRRNRVLVPETMNPLHLETATTYAYGGGIRVEKVRVDRETGFIDLEDLESRLSQGDTAALYMEYPSSYTGVIDENVEAAGEAVHKAGGLFILGVEPVSMAILKPPGRLGADIAVGDGQPLGLGLNYGGPYLGVFAVRWDGRLVRQMPGRLIGMTVDAEGRRAFAMILQTREQHIRRAKATSNITTNEALMAIAAAVYLSLLGPQGLREVAEASWYMSHYAAKRLSELRGVEAPLLEGEFIMDFTVRLPMDAGVARRRLLEKGVLAGIPLGGFSFFSDNDMLLTVTEAHTRRHVDLLVNLLDSVLGG, encoded by the coding sequence ATGTTGGTGTATCCACAGTTGGAACATCCTTGGATACCAAACTCCCATAAGGCCATACTTGATGAGATGCTGGAGGCTATAGGGGTCTCCTCGGTCGACGATCTCTACAGGGATATACCCCCCACTATATTGCTGTCTCCAGAGGAGTGGGACTCCCTCCCCATAGGCGAGGGGAGGCCGCTCAGCGAGGCAGAGGTCCTGGCTAGGATAAATGATATACTCTCGAGGAACAAGTATTTCACCGACCCCCCTCCGTTTGTGGGCGGGGGTGTGTGGCCACGGTACGTCCCCTCCGTTGTGAAGGCCCTCATAACCAGGGGCGAGTTCCTCACAGCATACACCCCCTACCAGGCTGAGATAAGCCAGGGGCTGATGCAGGCTCTCTTCGAGTATCAAAGCCTGGTTGCAGAGCTGCTTGAGATGGAGGTAGTCAACGCGAGTCTCTACGACTGGAGCAGTGCCGTTGGCGAGGCTATGCTCATGGCCAGGAGGGTTACGAGGAGGAATAGGGTTCTAGTGCCTGAGACTATGAACCCTCTCCACCTCGAGACTGCAACCACCTACGCCTACGGCGGCGGAATCAGGGTTGAGAAGGTTAGGGTAGACAGGGAGACGGGGTTTATAGACCTAGAGGACCTCGAGTCCAGGCTGTCGCAAGGTGATACTGCGGCCCTCTACATGGAGTACCCCAGCAGCTATACTGGGGTTATAGACGAGAATGTGGAGGCGGCTGGAGAGGCTGTTCACAAGGCCGGAGGGCTATTCATACTGGGTGTTGAGCCGGTCAGCATGGCCATCCTCAAGCCCCCCGGAAGGCTGGGGGCTGACATAGCGGTTGGCGACGGCCAGCCCCTCGGCCTCGGCCTCAACTACGGGGGCCCCTATCTGGGAGTCTTCGCGGTGAGGTGGGACGGTAGGCTAGTAAGGCAGATGCCAGGAAGGCTTATAGGGATGACGGTGGATGCTGAGGGCAGGAGGGCTTTCGCCATGATACTCCAGACTAGAGAGCAGCATATCAGGAGGGCTAAGGCGACCAGCAACATAACAACCAACGAGGCCCTCATGGCCATAGCGGCTGCAGTCTACCTCAGCCTGCTGGGCCCGCAGGGCCTCAGGGAAGTTGCGGAGGCCTCGTGGTATATGAGCCACTACGCCGCCAAGAGGCTCTCAGAGCTAAGGGGTGTCGAGGCGCCCCTCCTAGAGGGAGAGTTTATAATGGACTTCACAGTAAGGCTCCCTATGGACGCTGGCGTGGCTAGGAGGAGGCTTCTCGAGAAGGGGGTTCTCGCCGGTATACCCCTCGGAGGGTTCTCGTTCTTCAGCGACAATGACATGCTCTTAACGGTCACGGAGGCCCATACCAGGAGGCATGTGGATCTACTTGTCAATCTACTGGACAGTGTACTGGGTGGATAG
- a CDS encoding DUF120 domain-containing protein produces MDCGVFEGTVFSGLGHGSFYVSIYARNLRRALGYTPYPGTLNLRVGDAAERLAGCIERARGVRIEPPPIPGERLASVLAFPVEIEGGVRGHIVRPEITVYKGDVVEIVADVYLRDVLKISDGDKVRFRLLDP; encoded by the coding sequence TTGGACTGCGGAGTCTTCGAGGGAACCGTGTTCAGCGGCCTCGGCCATGGCTCATTCTACGTTAGCATATACGCCAGGAACCTTAGGCGCGCCCTGGGATACACACCCTACCCCGGAACTCTGAACCTCAGGGTTGGAGACGCTGCGGAGAGGCTGGCCGGATGCATAGAGAGGGCGAGGGGTGTCAGGATAGAGCCTCCCCCCATACCTGGGGAGAGGCTGGCCTCAGTCCTAGCCTTCCCGGTGGAGATAGAGGGAGGGGTTAGAGGGCACATTGTTAGGCCTGAGATAACGGTCTACAAGGGCGATGTAGTCGAGATAGTTGCGGATGTCTACCTTAGGGACGTGCTGAAGATTAGTGACGGCGATAAAGTAAGGTTCAGGCTGCTAGACCCCTAG
- the gcvPB gene encoding aminomethyl-transferring glycine dehydrogenase subunit GcvPB, whose protein sequence is MWRQSRWNEPLITEMSRRGRRGALPPRPDEKVVKEVGPLKLPQSLARGSPPSLPEVSEVEVVRHYTRLSQMAYGVDNGPVPLGSCTMKYNPRVAARLAFDPRLETLHPLQDDETVQGVLEAIYMVQEWLRHITGMDACTVHPAAGSQGELAGVLMIKRFHEMRGDLDKRRVIIVPDSAHGTNPASAAMGGFQVVEVPTGDDGNVDMEALKAAVGGDTAGLMITNPSTLGLFEENILEISRLVHEAGGLLYYDGANLNGIIGRARPGDMEFDIAHVNLHKTFSVPHGGGGPGSGPVCVKRVEVVDGVTLEDLLPGPRVVYSREEGLYRVRPPGRWSVGRLRAWIANTLAVLWAYAYILAMGPQGLRLAGEVSVVNTNYFIRLMEGHWGYSLPYAPSRPRKHEVVLSAKPLKRETGATAEDVAKGLLDAGLYAPTIYFPLIVEEALMIEFTESETKENIEAYAARLKEIAEEARRDPSTPRKWPRNTTSARVDNVRANHPRTVTPTWRVEVLRRQGKLGPLR, encoded by the coding sequence GTGTGGAGGCAGTCTAGGTGGAACGAGCCGCTTATAACGGAGATGTCAAGGCGGGGGAGGCGAGGAGCACTACCTCCCAGGCCCGATGAAAAAGTTGTAAAAGAGGTGGGCCCGCTCAAGCTACCGCAGAGCCTCGCCAGGGGCTCCCCGCCTAGTCTACCCGAGGTTAGTGAAGTAGAGGTTGTTAGACACTACACCAGGCTAAGCCAGATGGCGTACGGGGTAGACAACGGCCCGGTGCCGCTGGGAAGCTGCACCATGAAGTACAACCCCCGGGTCGCCGCCAGGCTGGCCTTCGACCCCCGCCTCGAGACTCTTCACCCCCTGCAGGACGACGAGACTGTCCAGGGTGTGCTGGAGGCGATATACATGGTCCAGGAGTGGCTAAGGCACATAACCGGCATGGACGCCTGCACAGTCCACCCAGCAGCGGGCAGCCAGGGGGAGCTGGCTGGCGTGCTTATGATAAAGAGGTTCCACGAGATGCGCGGGGACCTCGATAAGAGGAGGGTGATAATAGTGCCTGACTCCGCCCACGGCACCAACCCTGCCAGCGCCGCCATGGGCGGGTTCCAGGTTGTGGAGGTGCCGACCGGTGATGACGGGAACGTGGATATGGAGGCTCTGAAGGCGGCGGTGGGCGGGGATACGGCCGGGCTTATGATAACAAACCCTAGCACTCTCGGGCTGTTCGAAGAGAACATACTGGAGATTTCCCGTCTGGTACACGAGGCTGGAGGCCTCCTCTACTACGACGGGGCAAACCTCAATGGCATCATAGGCCGGGCTAGGCCGGGTGATATGGAGTTCGACATAGCACACGTGAACCTCCACAAAACCTTCAGCGTCCCCCACGGCGGCGGAGGCCCTGGCTCCGGGCCGGTGTGTGTGAAGAGGGTTGAGGTGGTGGATGGCGTCACACTCGAGGACCTCCTCCCTGGGCCGAGGGTGGTCTACAGCAGGGAGGAGGGGCTATACAGGGTCAGGCCTCCGGGGAGGTGGAGCGTGGGCAGGCTTAGGGCGTGGATAGCTAACACGCTCGCAGTCCTCTGGGCCTACGCATACATACTGGCCATGGGCCCGCAGGGCCTCAGGCTTGCCGGGGAGGTGTCGGTAGTAAACACCAACTACTTCATCAGGCTCATGGAGGGGCACTGGGGCTACAGCCTCCCCTACGCCCCCAGCAGGCCTAGGAAGCATGAAGTCGTCCTCAGCGCTAAACCGCTGAAGAGGGAGACGGGTGCGACGGCTGAGGATGTAGCCAAAGGCCTGCTGGACGCGGGCCTCTACGCCCCCACCATCTACTTCCCCCTGATAGTTGAGGAGGCGCTCATGATAGAGTTCACCGAGAGCGAGACGAAGGAGAACATAGAGGCCTACGCCGCCAGGCTCAAGGAGATAGCGGAGGAGGCGAGGAGAGACCCGTCAACGCCGAGGAAGTGGCCGAGGAACACGACCTCCGCCAGGGTGGACAACGTGAGGGCAAACCACCCGAGGACAGTAACGCCCACATGGAGGGTCGAGGTCCTCAGGAGGCAGGGCAAGCTGGGGCCCCTAAGGTAG
- a CDS encoding 2-oxoacid:ferredoxin oxidoreductase subunit alpha gives MRKDVVLLVGGAQGSGLETTMQVLAPAYASLGYGVLANREYFSNIVGRHSYIHIRVSSSGEARPLYYPADFLGAMDAETVFTHWDDIGEGAFLLYDLGTARMRLQQIASMEPDLRSRLMQQYREAGIEPFTVEKVVEYLEREKRVRVIGLSFTALFDVLIKKHGLSRAQAQRFRSSILIGAIAGLTSLDREALDLGLQRRFGSRPKVLEINRDFIASVADEVEKEYGAQLKLEPAEPKSGEYVVASGNDVVAMGKVVGGVRYQAYYPITPASDESVLLEEFEGLKIDGESLGSIAILQTEDEIAAVSSVIGAALTGARASTATSGPGFSLMVEALGWAGKNDVPMVITYYQRGGPSTGLPTRGSQSDLLFSLFASHGEFPRIILSSGDHLEAFYDAIEAYNLAERFQMPVIHLLDKFLANMVASVPFPDWKAIKIDRGKTLFKAPTGPFKRFPRDQPLADRPVLGSGAITWYTGDENDEYGHIDEDPVNRLVMYERRWKKMEIADREIPEDFRVKYYGDEDAEVLLVGWGSVKIPALEAIERLREMGVNAAYLHLRMLSPLPKRRVSEVLSRFDADRVIAVEANYLGQASKIVTMETGFMFRKYILKWTGRPVYLHELVEGVLDIVRNGRDKVVLSYGK, from the coding sequence ATGAGGAAAGACGTTGTCCTCCTGGTGGGAGGGGCCCAGGGCTCTGGCCTGGAGACGACGATGCAGGTTCTAGCCCCCGCCTACGCTAGCCTCGGCTACGGCGTGCTGGCCAATAGGGAGTATTTCAGCAACATCGTAGGGAGGCACAGCTACATTCATATAAGGGTCTCCAGCAGTGGGGAAGCAAGACCCCTCTACTACCCCGCCGACTTTCTGGGTGCAATGGATGCTGAAACAGTATTCACCCACTGGGACGACATTGGGGAGGGTGCTTTCCTCCTCTACGATCTAGGGACTGCCCGCATGAGGCTGCAGCAGATAGCCAGTATGGAGCCCGACCTCAGGAGCAGGCTCATGCAGCAGTATAGGGAGGCGGGTATAGAGCCGTTTACCGTGGAGAAGGTGGTTGAGTATCTCGAGAGGGAGAAGAGGGTTAGGGTTATAGGCCTTAGCTTCACAGCCCTCTTCGACGTCCTCATCAAGAAGCATGGCCTCTCGAGGGCGCAGGCCCAGAGGTTTAGGAGCAGCATACTCATAGGCGCCATCGCCGGGCTAACCTCGCTGGACAGGGAGGCACTCGACCTAGGCCTACAGCGGAGGTTCGGCTCGAGGCCTAAGGTGCTCGAGATTAACAGGGACTTCATAGCTAGTGTCGCTGACGAGGTGGAGAAGGAGTATGGAGCCCAGCTCAAGCTCGAGCCGGCGGAGCCCAAGAGTGGCGAGTATGTGGTGGCCTCTGGAAACGATGTTGTGGCTATGGGGAAGGTGGTCGGCGGCGTCAGGTACCAGGCTTACTATCCTATAACCCCGGCTAGCGACGAAAGCGTGCTCCTCGAGGAGTTTGAGGGGCTTAAGATTGATGGGGAGAGCCTGGGATCCATAGCTATACTCCAGACGGAGGACGAGATAGCCGCTGTAAGCAGCGTCATAGGCGCAGCCCTCACAGGGGCGAGAGCCTCCACAGCTACCAGCGGCCCGGGCTTCAGCCTAATGGTCGAGGCGCTGGGCTGGGCCGGCAAGAATGACGTGCCTATGGTTATAACATACTACCAGAGAGGAGGCCCCAGCACGGGCCTGCCGACGAGGGGCAGCCAGTCGGACCTCCTCTTCTCACTCTTCGCCAGCCACGGCGAGTTCCCCAGGATAATACTCTCCAGCGGAGACCATCTCGAGGCGTTCTATGACGCTATAGAGGCTTACAACCTTGCGGAGAGGTTCCAGATGCCGGTGATACACCTGCTGGATAAGTTCCTGGCCAACATGGTGGCCTCAGTACCCTTCCCAGACTGGAAGGCTATAAAGATAGACAGGGGTAAGACCCTCTTCAAGGCGCCGACAGGCCCCTTCAAGAGGTTCCCGAGGGACCAGCCGCTCGCCGACAGGCCTGTCCTCGGCTCAGGCGCTATAACGTGGTACACCGGCGATGAGAACGACGAGTACGGCCACATAGACGAGGACCCGGTCAACAGGCTGGTCATGTACGAGAGGAGGTGGAAGAAGATGGAGATCGCAGACAGGGAGATACCGGAAGACTTCAGGGTCAAATACTACGGCGACGAGGACGCGGAAGTCCTTCTAGTAGGCTGGGGTTCTGTGAAGATCCCGGCTCTCGAGGCTATAGAGAGGCTGAGGGAGATGGGTGTTAACGCAGCATATCTACATCTCAGGATGCTCAGCCCCCTGCCTAAGAGGAGGGTGTCTGAGGTCCTCTCTAGGTTCGACGCGGATAGGGTCATAGCGGTTGAGGCGAACTACCTAGGCCAGGCCTCAAAGATTGTTACAATGGAGACAGGCTTCATGTTTAGAAAGTATATTTTAAAGTGGACGGGGAGGCCCGTCTACCTACACGAGCTCGTGGAAGGAGTTTTGGACATTGTTAGGAATGGTAGGGATAAGGTGGTGTTGAGCTATGGCAAGTAG